Sequence from the Cyanobacteriota bacterium genome:
TTATCTAGCATTTTGATTCAAGAAATACTCTGGACAGTTTTTGTGACAGTACCGGACATCCGCACTGTACCGGTTGCATCCGCCCTGACCTTGCTCCCTGGGGAGAAGAGTTGGGGATGAGGGCCATTCATATTGGCGTTCAGCAACGCCTAACAAACTACTACAAATGCTTAATCTACAGGTGCTGTTCAATCATTTGGCGGTATTGGCTCTTTTGCTTGACACCCCGCAATTCCCCTACCAGTTCTTTGTTGCGGAAAAACTGTACTGTTGGTGTGCCAATTACCCCAGCCGATTCTGCAATTTCAGGTTCTTGTTCAATATCAATCTCAACGTAGTGGATTTTGCCCTCAAACTCATCCACTACCTTGTTGAGAATGGGTTTGAGAGTGTGGCAGGGGCCACAGGTAGGAGCTGCATACTTAACCATGATCAGCAAATCGCTCTCATGGTATAGCCTTCGTAGGGCATAGCCACCAACATGGCGGGTTGCATTGGCATCAAAGACTGGCTCATCACTGGTTGGTGTTTCTGCAGGTTGTGCTAGTGAGTCAGTTGGGACTGGAACTGATTGGTGAAATTCTTGACTTAGCCCTTGGGCAGAGAGCCATCGCTCGGCAAGGAGTGCTGCCATACAGCCAGAACCAGCCGCTGTAATGGCTTGTCGATACTCATGATCCTGCACATCACCAGCCGCAAACACCCCCTCTACGCTAGTTCTAGTAGAGCCGTGATAGGTCACGATGTAACCAGCATGGTCTAGCTCTAGTTGTCCTTGAAACAGTTGAGTATTGGGAGTGTGGCCGATCGCGTAAAACAACCCACGAACGGGCAGATCTTGCTCTTTACCTGTTTTGGTATCTCGAACCCGTAAACCTAGCATTTGTCCGTGTTCACCAAACACATCCACTGCCTCCGTGTTCCAGTGGATAACGATTTTAGGATTATTGAGCACTCGATCTTGCATGGCCTTGCTAGCCCGCATGACATCTCGACGCACTAGCAGGTGCACTTGAGAGGCATATTTGGTTAAGAAAATGGCTTCTTCGGCAGCGGTGTCACCTCCCCCTACGATCGCCAATTCTACACCTCTGAACAGGGGAGCAGCGCCATCGCAGATGGCACAGGCAGAAATGCCTCGACTCCAGTAGGTTTCCTCAGAGGGCAATCCCAGGCGTTTTGCTGTAGCACCTGTGGCAATAATGACGCTATGGGCAAGCACTGTGCGTTGTGGCGATCGGATCACGAACGGACGTTGATGAAAGTCTACCTCTGTAACATCTTCGGTCACCAGTTCAGCCCCCCAGCGCGCTGCTTGTTCCTTCATGCGTGCCATTAGTTGCGGGCCGGTAATACCATCGGGAAAGCCAGGAAAATTTTCTACATCAGTTGTCGTCATCAACTGACCACCGGGCAAACCGCCAGCCTGAAAGCCTTCAAACACAAAGGGCTTGAGGTTTGCGCGGGCGGCATAGATAGCTGCTGTGTAGCCAGCCGGCCCAGAACCAATAATTACCAAATTTTCTACAACCGGGCTTGTCATGCTGCTTCAAACCCATAACCACTTTGTCTTAGTATAGCCCACGGCGGTTTTTCTGCCGATGATACCGTGCTCGCATTCGCCGGAATAGACGAATACTGACCACGTAGGTAACTATGGCGCTGATTGTTCCTGTTACTAAGCAGCCAGTGATCAGGACGGTGACTAGCTCACCTCCTAAATTAACGAGATCCTGAAAAGACTCAACACGAAGATCCACAATACTATGATTGCGAAGGAGCCATTGCCCTAGACGAAAGTTCAGCAGCACCAAAGGCACATCGGTCACTGGGTTACTAATCCAGGTTCCTAATACGGCTAACCATTTGTTGCCCCCTA
This genomic interval carries:
- the trxB gene encoding thioredoxin-disulfide reductase; translated protein: MTSPVVENLVIIGSGPAGYTAAIYAARANLKPFVFEGFQAGGLPGGQLMTTTDVENFPGFPDGITGPQLMARMKEQAARWGAELVTEDVTEVDFHQRPFVIRSPQRTVLAHSVIIATGATAKRLGLPSEETYWSRGISACAICDGAAPLFRGVELAIVGGGDTAAEEAIFLTKYASQVHLLVRRDVMRASKAMQDRVLNNPKIVIHWNTEAVDVFGEHGQMLGLRVRDTKTGKEQDLPVRGLFYAIGHTPNTQLFQGQLELDHAGYIVTYHGSTRTSVEGVFAAGDVQDHEYRQAITAAGSGCMAALLAERWLSAQGLSQEFHQSVPVPTDSLAQPAETPTSDEPVFDANATRHVGGYALRRLYHESDLLIMVKYAAPTCGPCHTLKPILNKVVDEFEGKIHYVEIDIEQEPEIAESAGVIGTPTVQFFRNKELVGELRGVKQKSQYRQMIEQHL
- a CDS encoding DUF2062 domain-containing protein, whose protein sequence is MAPAQRLPRPPKPKSWRRRWRYYYWKLVRLRSTPESMALGLAMGVLVGMIPLFGMQSLLSIGLATLVGGNKWLAVLGTWISNPVTDVPLVLLNFRLGQWLLRNHSIVDLRVESFQDLVNLGGELVTVLITGCLVTGTISAIVTYVVSIRLFRRMRARYHRQKNRRGLY